In Acidaminococcus timonensis, one DNA window encodes the following:
- the hslO gene encoding Hsp33 family molecular chaperone HslO, with translation MEDVLVKATAGDARIYAVTTTHLTQYMNEIHHCSPLAAAALGRTAAGALLLAATMKSGEAVTVRFKGDGPLGPVMADARDYTVRGFVTHPEVMLPPKNGKLDVGGGVGHYGTVTVTRCPLVGKPFTGVSTIKSGEIAADLTRYLAVSEQTPSSVALGVLIEKDGSVKVSGGFFVQLLPDAAETTIKTLEDNILTLPYVTELLESGLDAEGMIRKVAKGLEVEILESHPVSFHCSCSREKVADMLTGLPEKDFDELLQDPKTEVHCQYCNQSYEFTQQELKELKQNA, from the coding sequence ATGGAAGATGTATTAGTCAAGGCTACGGCCGGGGATGCCCGGATCTATGCGGTGACCACCACCCATCTGACCCAGTATATGAATGAAATCCATCACTGCAGCCCTCTGGCGGCTGCGGCCCTGGGTCGGACCGCGGCCGGTGCGCTGCTGCTGGCTGCTACCATGAAAAGCGGGGAAGCGGTGACGGTGCGGTTCAAGGGGGATGGTCCCCTGGGACCGGTAATGGCGGATGCCCGGGATTATACGGTACGGGGCTTTGTGACCCATCCGGAAGTGATGCTGCCTCCGAAAAACGGCAAGCTGGACGTGGGCGGCGGCGTGGGCCATTACGGCACGGTCACCGTGACCCGCTGTCCCCTGGTGGGCAAACCCTTCACTGGGGTGTCCACCATCAAAAGCGGCGAAATCGCAGCGGACCTGACCCGATACCTTGCCGTGTCGGAACAGACTCCTTCCAGTGTGGCCCTGGGTGTGCTGATCGAGAAAGACGGCTCCGTGAAAGTGTCCGGGGGCTTTTTCGTACAGCTGCTGCCCGATGCGGCAGAGACCACCATCAAGACCCTGGAGGACAACATCCTGACCCTGCCCTACGTGACGGAGCTGCTGGAGAGCGGCCTGGATGCCGAAGGCATGATCCGGAAGGTGGCCAAGGGCCTGGAGGTGGAGATCCTGGAATCCCATCCCGTTTCCTTCCATTGCAGCTGCAGCCGGGAAAAGGTGGCCGACATGCTGACCGGACTGCCGGAAAAAGATTTCGACGAACTGCTGCAGGATCCCAAAACCGAAGTCCATTGCCAGTACTGCAACCAATCCTACGAATTTACCCAGCAGGAACTGAAAGAATTGAAACAGAACGCTTGA
- the ribH gene encoding 6,7-dimethyl-8-ribityllumazine synthase, with product MKTLEGKLLAEGLKIGIVVARFNEFITSKLLSGAEDTLLRHGANGDDITVAWVPGAFEIPLVAKKMAKSGKYDGIICLGAVIRGATSHYDYVCNEVSKGVALVNMETEVPTAFGVLTTENIQQAVERAGTKAGNKGSDAAMAVIEMANLTRQL from the coding sequence ATGAAGACTCTGGAAGGAAAACTGCTGGCGGAAGGTCTGAAAATCGGTATCGTGGTGGCTCGTTTCAACGAATTCATCACCAGCAAGCTGCTGAGCGGGGCAGAGGATACCCTGCTGCGGCACGGCGCCAACGGAGATGACATTACCGTGGCCTGGGTGCCCGGCGCTTTCGAGATCCCGCTGGTCGCCAAGAAAATGGCCAAGAGCGGCAAATATGACGGCATCATCTGCCTGGGGGCTGTGATCCGGGGTGCCACCAGCCATTATGATTATGTGTGCAACGAAGTGTCCAAGGGTGTCGCTCTGGTGAACATGGAAACCGAAGTCCCCACGGCCTTTGGGGTGCTGACCACGGAAAACATCCAGCAGGCTGTGGAACGGGCCGGTACCAAGGCCGGCAACAAAGGCTCCGATGCAGCTATGGCTGTGATCGAAATGGCCAATCTGACCAGACAGCTGTAA
- the recA gene encoding recombinase RecA, with translation MSLDADKNKALDAALKQIEKDFGKGSIMRLGDASDKMNIEVIPTGALSLDIALGVGGIPRGRIIEIYGPESSGKTTVALHMIAEAQKRGGYAAFIDAEHALDPEYARHLGVDIDNLLISQPDTGEQALEICDALVRSGAIDIIVIDSVAALVPKAEIEGDMGDSHVGLQARLMSQALRKLTGVIAKSRTATVFINQIREKVGVMFGNPEVTTGGRALKFYSTIRLDVRRVESLKSGNEIIGNHTRVKVVKNKVAPPFKQAEFDIMYGEGISHEGCLVDLGVQYNILNKSGAWYSYGDQRIGQGRENTKKFLKEHPDMAADVEEKIRAAASLDNGEKASKAKPADQDDDGLALTPETAEDDVE, from the coding sequence ATGAGTTTGGATGCTGATAAGAATAAAGCGCTGGACGCTGCGTTGAAACAGATCGAAAAGGACTTCGGCAAGGGGTCCATCATGCGGCTGGGCGACGCCAGCGATAAAATGAACATTGAAGTGATCCCCACCGGGGCCCTGTCCCTGGATATCGCACTGGGGGTGGGGGGCATTCCCCGGGGCCGGATCATCGAGATCTATGGGCCGGAATCCTCCGGTAAGACCACCGTGGCCCTGCATATGATCGCCGAAGCCCAGAAACGGGGCGGCTATGCAGCCTTCATCGATGCGGAACATGCCCTGGATCCGGAATATGCCCGGCATCTGGGGGTGGACATCGACAACCTGCTGATTTCTCAGCCGGATACGGGGGAACAGGCCCTGGAAATCTGTGATGCCCTGGTACGCAGTGGTGCCATCGACATCATCGTCATCGACTCCGTGGCGGCCCTGGTACCCAAAGCGGAAATCGAAGGGGACATGGGGGATTCCCATGTGGGTCTGCAGGCTCGGCTCATGAGCCAGGCTCTGCGGAAACTCACCGGGGTCATTGCCAAATCCCGGACGGCCACCGTATTCATCAACCAGATCCGGGAAAAGGTGGGGGTCATGTTCGGGAATCCGGAAGTGACCACCGGCGGCCGGGCTCTGAAATTCTACTCCACCATCCGTCTGGATGTGCGCCGGGTGGAAAGCCTGAAGAGCGGCAACGAGATCATCGGGAACCACACCCGGGTGAAAGTGGTGAAGAACAAGGTGGCGCCTCCTTTCAAACAGGCTGAATTCGATATCATGTACGGGGAAGGGATTTCCCACGAAGGCTGCCTGGTGGATCTGGGGGTGCAGTATAACATCCTGAACAAGAGCGGTGCCTGGTATTCCTACGGGGATCAGCGCATCGGTCAGGGCCGGGAGAATACCAAGAAATTCCTGAAGGAACATCCGGACATGGCCGCTGACGTGGAAGAGAAGATCCGTGCGGCAGCCAGCCTGGACAATGGGGAAAAAGCCTCCAAGGCGAAACCGGCTGACCAGGACGACGACGGTCTGGCCCTGACTCCGGAAACGGCTGAGGACGATGTGGAGTAA
- a CDS encoding bifunctional 3,4-dihydroxy-2-butanone-4-phosphate synthase/GTP cyclohydrolase II — MEEKFQFGTIEQAIADIKAGKMVLVTDDPDRENEGDLIMSAEYVTPDDINFMATHAKGLICMPCDGEILDRLQMEPMVANNTDNHETAFTVSIDHVDTTTGISAVERAYTIKKCADESAKPEDFRRPGHVFPLRSRVGGVLRRTGHTETTTDLCRLAGLKPVGICCEIMSADGTMARTPELIEFAQKYNLTFITVADLIAYRKKNEKMVHRIANVALPSKYGTFRAIGYENDLDDKCHVAVIKGDVAGKKNVLVRVHSECLTGDALGSLRCDCGDQLATSLRMIEKEGCGVVLYMQQEGRGIGLANKLRAYELQDQGLDTVDANIKLGFKPDMRDYGIGAQILADLGLTSIRLMTNNPAKRAGLSGYGITITETVPIIMKDNCYNHRYMVTKQVRMGHDLHEKVEEK; from the coding sequence ATGGAAGAAAAATTTCAATTTGGAACCATCGAGCAAGCCATTGCCGATATCAAAGCCGGGAAGATGGTGCTGGTCACCGATGATCCCGACCGGGAAAACGAAGGCGACCTGATCATGAGCGCCGAATATGTGACTCCCGATGACATCAACTTCATGGCCACCCACGCCAAGGGCCTGATTTGCATGCCCTGCGACGGCGAGATCCTGGACCGTCTGCAGATGGAACCCATGGTGGCCAACAATACGGACAACCACGAAACGGCTTTCACGGTTTCCATCGACCATGTGGACACCACCACCGGCATCTCTGCCGTGGAACGGGCCTACACCATCAAGAAATGTGCCGATGAAAGCGCCAAACCGGAAGACTTCCGGCGCCCGGGCCATGTGTTCCCCCTGCGCAGCCGGGTGGGCGGCGTCCTGCGCCGCACCGGCCACACGGAAACCACCACGGACCTGTGCCGGCTGGCCGGCCTGAAACCGGTGGGAATCTGCTGCGAGATCATGAGCGCCGACGGCACCATGGCCCGCACCCCGGAACTGATCGAATTCGCCCAAAAATACAACCTGACCTTCATCACCGTAGCAGATCTGATCGCCTACCGGAAAAAGAACGAAAAGATGGTGCACCGGATCGCCAATGTGGCGTTGCCCAGCAAATATGGTACCTTCCGGGCCATCGGCTACGAAAATGATCTGGATGACAAATGCCATGTGGCTGTGATCAAGGGGGATGTGGCCGGTAAGAAGAATGTGCTGGTCCGGGTCCATTCCGAGTGCCTCACCGGGGATGCCCTGGGGTCCCTGCGCTGCGACTGCGGTGACCAGCTGGCCACCAGCCTGCGGATGATCGAAAAGGAAGGCTGCGGCGTGGTGCTGTACATGCAGCAGGAAGGCCGGGGCATCGGCCTGGCCAACAAGCTGCGGGCCTATGAGCTCCAGGACCAGGGCCTGGATACCGTGGATGCCAATATCAAACTGGGCTTCAAACCGGACATGCGGGACTATGGGATCGGGGCCCAGATTCTGGCTGATCTGGGACTGACCAGCATTCGCCTGATGACCAACAACCCGGCCAAACGGGCAGGCCTTTCCGGCTATGGCATCACCATTACGGAAACGGTGCCCATCATTATGAAGGACAATTGCTACAACCATCGTTACATGGTCACCAAACAAGTTCGGATGGGCCATGATCTGCATGAGAAAGTGGAGGAAAAATAA
- a CDS encoding regulatory protein RecX produces the protein MWSKSKKLLTTHAEAYNFCLDKLALRDHSSRELRQKLSERGCPEELQDQVLQKLRDHHFVDDFRCAGYVLDAWRRKKFYGRQYLRLMLQRRCLSGEPAQEVLHQVTDQEETERAEELARQQMAKLKRKYGDEPRKGKAALARMLASRGFGTGPIASALELWN, from the coding sequence ATGTGGAGTAAGAGCAAGAAGCTGCTGACCACCCACGCGGAGGCGTATAACTTCTGCCTGGACAAACTGGCCCTGCGGGACCACAGCAGCCGGGAACTGCGGCAGAAACTGTCGGAGCGGGGATGTCCGGAGGAACTCCAGGACCAGGTCCTGCAGAAGCTCCGGGACCACCATTTCGTGGATGATTTCCGGTGCGCCGGATACGTACTGGATGCCTGGCGCCGGAAGAAGTTCTATGGGCGGCAGTACCTGCGGTTGATGCTGCAGCGGCGGTGCCTTTCAGGGGAACCGGCTCAGGAGGTGCTGCACCAGGTGACGGACCAGGAGGAAACGGAGCGGGCGGAAGAGCTGGCCCGGCAGCAGATGGCCAAACTGAAGCGGAAGTATGGGGACGAACCCCGGAAGGGGAAGGCGGCCCTGGCCCGGATGCTGGCCTCCCGTGGCTTCGGCACCGGCCCCATTGCCAGTGCCCTGGAGCTGTGGAACTAG